One region of Nothobranchius furzeri strain GRZ-AD chromosome 16, NfurGRZ-RIMD1, whole genome shotgun sequence genomic DNA includes:
- the arf2b gene encoding ADP-ribosylation factor 2b has product MGNVFASLFKGLFGKKEMRILMVGLDAAGKTTILYKLKLGEIVTTIPTIGFNVETVEYKNISFTVWDVGGQDKIRPLWRHYFQNTQGLIFVVDSNDRERVNEAREELSRMLAEDELRDAVLLVFANKQDLPNAMNAAEITDKLGLHALRQRSWYIQATCATSGDGLYEGLDWLSNQLKNQK; this is encoded by the exons ATGGGGAATGTATTTGCAAGCTTATTCAAGGGCCTGTTTGGCAAAaaagagatgagaattctgatggTTGGGCTCGATGCTGCTGGGAAAACAACAATCTTGTATAAACTGAAGCTTGGAGAAATAGTCACCACCATTCCAACCATTG GCTTTAACGTTGAAACGGTAGAATACAAGAACATCAGCTTCACAGTTTGGGATGTGGGCGGTCAGGATAAAATCAGGCCGCTGTGGCGCCACTACTTCCAGAACACTCAAG GGCTTATTTTTGTGGTGGACAGCAATGACAGGGAGCGAGTGAATGAGGCGAGAGAGGAGCTTTCCAGAATGCTTGCAGAGGACGAGCTCAGAGACGCTGTGCTGCTTGTTTTTGCAAATAAACAG GATCTCCCCAACGCCATGAATGCTGCAGAGATCACAGACAAACTGGGCCTACACGCTCTGCGCCAGCGCAGTTGGTACATCCAGGCCACCTGTGCCACCAGTGGGGACGGTCTCTACGAGGGTCTGGACTGGCTCTCCAACCAGCTCAAGAACCAGAAATGA